The Pedobacter roseus genome contains a region encoding:
- a CDS encoding cupin domain-containing protein, with amino-acid sequence MKKNLQKILIIVCYLLAMLSCNNKKTEKMNTEIPKISDFPRGEENAGFAPYFTGRSYLATLTTNKDLNVPLANITFEPGCRNNWHKHTGGQILIVVGGEGLYQERGKPSRHLKPGDVVEIAANVEHWHGATAKSWFSHLGITCNPTINENVWLEPVTDEIFNEANDQIKK; translated from the coding sequence ATGAAGAAGAACCTTCAAAAAATATTAATCATTGTTTGCTATTTACTGGCAATGCTATCATGTAACAATAAAAAAACAGAAAAAATGAATACAGAAATTCCAAAAATCAGCGATTTCCCTCGTGGGGAAGAAAATGCGGGGTTTGCGCCATATTTTACAGGCAGATCTTATCTGGCAACACTTACAACTAACAAGGATTTGAACGTTCCCCTTGCTAATATAACCTTTGAACCTGGCTGTAGAAATAATTGGCACAAGCACACTGGCGGACAGATTTTAATTGTAGTAGGGGGTGAAGGACTTTACCAGGAGAGAGGGAAACCTTCGCGACACCTGAAACCGGGTGATGTTGTAGAAATTGCAGCTAATGTGGAGCATTGGCATGGAGCAACGGCAAAAAGCTGGTTTTCACATTTAGGCATAACTTGTAATCCGACAATCAATGAGAACGTTTGGCTTGAACCTGTAACAGATGAAATTTTCAATGAAGCTAATGATCAAATTAAAAAATAA
- a CDS encoding alpha/beta hydrolase, which yields MKKSILIMLTAVLYYGTAGAQSTSNSIQMKEISAKGYTTFKVSDKVTLYAVSFKNQYNLQVAGHLFVPKIIDRKAKNAAIVVGHPMGAVKEQSADVYAANMADRGFITLAIDLSFWGESEGSPRNVVLPDMYAEDFSAAVDFLGTREFVDRERIGVLGVCGSGSFVISAAKIDPRMKAIATVSMYDMGSASRNALNHSQTLEQRKKNQAEAAEQRYAEFLGGETKYTGGTTHQLDENTHPIQREFYEFYRTPRGEYTPKGGSPKTTTHPTLSSNTKFNNFYPFNDIETISPRPMLFITGDKAHSKEFSEDAYKRASEPKELVIVPNAGHVDLYDKTDLIPFDKLEAFFTNHLKGNK from the coding sequence ATGAAAAAATCAATTCTTATTATGCTAACTGCAGTCCTTTATTATGGTACCGCAGGAGCACAATCAACATCCAACTCAATACAGATGAAAGAAATATCAGCAAAAGGCTATACAACCTTTAAGGTAAGCGACAAGGTCACCTTATATGCCGTAAGTTTTAAGAATCAATACAACCTGCAAGTGGCCGGACATCTTTTTGTTCCTAAGATTATAGATAGGAAAGCCAAAAATGCCGCCATAGTTGTCGGTCACCCTATGGGGGCGGTAAAAGAACAGAGTGCCGATGTTTATGCCGCTAATATGGCAGACAGGGGCTTTATTACCTTAGCTATTGATCTTTCATTTTGGGGGGAAAGTGAGGGCTCGCCTCGTAATGTCGTACTTCCTGATATGTATGCAGAAGATTTTAGTGCTGCTGTAGATTTCCTTGGTACACGTGAATTTGTAGACAGGGAACGCATAGGTGTGCTTGGCGTATGTGGAAGCGGAAGTTTTGTGATTAGCGCGGCCAAGATCGACCCAAGGATGAAAGCAATTGCAACGGTAAGCATGTACGACATGGGGTCGGCCAGCCGTAATGCGCTGAATCATTCTCAGACCCTTGAGCAGAGGAAAAAAAATCAGGCAGAAGCCGCTGAACAGCGGTATGCTGAATTTTTGGGCGGTGAAACCAAATATACTGGCGGAACTACCCACCAGCTGGATGAGAACACCCATCCAATACAGCGCGAATTTTATGAATTCTATCGCACGCCCAGAGGAGAATATACGCCAAAGGGAGGCTCGCCGAAAACCACAACACATCCGACATTAAGCAGTAATACCAAATTCAATAATTTTTATCCGTTCAACGATATAGAAACCATTTCTCCCCGTCCAATGCTGTTCATAACGGGTGATAAGGCACACTCGAAGGAGTTTAGCGAGGATGCCTATAAACGTGCAAGCGAGCCAAAAGAATTGGTCATCGTGCCAAATGCCGGCCATGTTGATCTATATGACAAAACGGACCTTATCCCGTTTGATAAGCTGGAGGCTTTTTTTACCAATCATCTTAAAGGAAACAAATAG
- a CDS encoding helix-turn-helix domain-containing protein, whose protein sequence is MDTLHPLVSVVDFDEIPTYHQFQRYMGIYAVFLKYIKCGDMRYGCQPYDYEDGTLVFIAPGQVYGIDSKGEIIKPSGKALVFHPDLIVGTHLGNHIKDYSFFSYDVNEALHLSKKERETINDCFTKIASEIDSNIDKHSKTLIVSNIELFLNYCMRFYDRQFITRTNVNNDVLVRFENLLNGYFKSDLPHSLGLPNVAWCANQLHLSPNYFGDLIKKETGNTALDYIQSRIIEEAKNKIFDPRKSINTISSDLGFKYQQHFTRLFKQRTGMTPLEYRNLN, encoded by the coding sequence GTGGATACGCTGCATCCATTAGTAAGCGTGGTTGATTTTGATGAGATCCCAACATATCATCAATTTCAAAGATATATGGGCATTTATGCGGTATTCCTGAAGTACATCAAATGTGGGGATATGCGATACGGCTGTCAACCGTATGATTATGAAGATGGCACCCTTGTATTTATTGCACCCGGCCAGGTGTACGGGATAGATAGTAAAGGGGAAATCATCAAGCCATCAGGTAAAGCGCTGGTATTCCATCCCGATCTCATTGTCGGCACCCATCTTGGCAACCACATCAAGGATTATTCATTTTTCTCCTACGATGTTAATGAAGCGCTCCACCTTTCAAAAAAAGAAAGAGAAACGATTAATGATTGCTTTACAAAGATCGCATCTGAAATCGACTCCAATATCGACAAACACAGCAAGACACTAATTGTATCAAATATTGAGCTTTTTCTTAACTATTGTATGCGTTTCTACGACCGTCAGTTTATCACTCGCACCAATGTTAATAACGATGTGCTTGTGCGGTTCGAAAACTTATTAAACGGCTACTTCAAATCTGACCTACCTCACAGTTTGGGCTTGCCAAATGTTGCCTGGTGCGCCAATCAATTGCATTTGTCGCCAAATTATTTTGGTGACCTGATCAAGAAGGAAACTGGGAATACTGCATTGGACTACATCCAATCAAGGATAATCGAAGAAGCAAAAAACAAGATATTTGATCCTAGAAAATCTATAAATACTATCTCCTCCGATCTCGGCTTCAAATACCAACAACACTTTACCCGCCTTTTCAAACAAAGGACAGGAATGACACCCCTTGAGTATAGGAACTTGAATTAA
- a CDS encoding DMT family transporter produces MEKRNLFLILLILGTAFWGISFSVTKLAIGQNQPVLFLCYRFMLATMVLSIIFWKYVKKLNFATIKTGASLAIPLVLGIYLQTLGITHTSASQCSFVAGITVVMIPVIKLLIYRKSAPLKIWLAAFTALIGLFVISITDHLKIGTGDLYTIVGAFCFAIYLIQIEKESKAGDIVPTIVPMFATCAILTLLLALFQNNTTWIPQGHTFWIGIIFCALFSTAYMYTISNIAQKYISAERVSIIYLFEPVFGAFAAHFILGEEITSRLLMGGGLIFLATLISELKWRWPNQMAISSLSKWKKD; encoded by the coding sequence ATGGAAAAAAGAAACCTTTTCCTGATTTTATTGATACTGGGCACTGCTTTCTGGGGAATTTCTTTTTCGGTTACCAAACTTGCTATCGGGCAAAACCAACCTGTTTTATTTCTATGCTATCGTTTTATGCTGGCTACAATGGTTTTATCCATCATTTTCTGGAAATATGTAAAAAAGCTGAATTTCGCCACAATTAAAACCGGTGCCAGTTTAGCCATCCCTTTGGTATTGGGCATCTATCTGCAAACACTGGGCATCACCCATACTTCAGCATCGCAATGTTCATTTGTAGCCGGAATAACGGTGGTGATGATTCCTGTAATTAAACTCTTGATTTACCGAAAATCTGCCCCTTTAAAAATATGGTTAGCAGCATTTACCGCATTAATTGGTTTGTTTGTGATATCTATAACCGATCACCTTAAAATCGGCACAGGCGATCTCTATACTATTGTGGGGGCATTTTGTTTTGCCATATACCTGATCCAGATTGAAAAGGAATCTAAAGCAGGCGATATTGTACCCACCATTGTGCCCATGTTTGCCACCTGTGCCATATTAACTTTGTTATTAGCCCTTTTTCAAAACAACACTACCTGGATTCCACAAGGGCATACCTTTTGGATAGGTATCATTTTCTGTGCGTTATTTTCAACAGCGTACATGTACACTATATCCAATATCGCTCAAAAGTACATCAGTGCAGAAAGGGTATCCATTATCTACCTGTTCGAACCGGTTTTTGGAGCCTTTGCAGCACATTTTATTTTGGGAGAGGAAATTACATCCAGGTTGTTGATGGGTGGAGGCCTGATATTTTTGGCCACCCTGATATCGGAACTTAAATGGAGATGGCCAAATCAAATGGCCATATCAAGCCTTTCAAAGTGGAAAAAGGATTAA
- a CDS encoding cupin domain-containing protein has product MKTLSITAVAALLLLMINCSAQNPLKADQNKLNFIFPKGKLGPVENFTGKAWSIGLVENDSIYNTVIGNVFFEPGARSNWHRHPSGQILIITDGKGYHQIKGQPRQILKKGDVVKCPPNVEHWHGASPDTGMLQQYILPKTEKGIVTWLNKVTDEEYIGSKK; this is encoded by the coding sequence GTGAAAACATTATCCATAACCGCAGTTGCTGCCCTGTTGTTGCTTATGATCAACTGTAGCGCCCAGAATCCCCTCAAAGCAGATCAGAACAAACTAAACTTTATTTTTCCGAAAGGTAAGCTCGGCCCCGTCGAAAATTTCACCGGCAAGGCCTGGAGTATCGGCCTTGTAGAAAATGATTCTATCTACAACACCGTGATCGGCAATGTCTTTTTTGAGCCCGGAGCAAGAAGCAACTGGCACAGGCATCCTTCGGGCCAGATCCTGATTATCACTGATGGTAAAGGCTACCACCAAATCAAAGGGCAACCCAGACAGATACTTAAAAAGGGAGATGTCGTAAAATGTCCGCCTAATGTAGAACACTGGCACGGCGCAAGTCCCGATACCGGTATGTTACAGCAATACATTTTACCTAAGACAGAAAAGGGCATCGTGACCTGGCTGAACAAGGTAACGGACGAGGAATATATTGGTAGTAAAAAATAA
- a CDS encoding sugar O-acetyltransferase, whose amino-acid sequence MNTKDIFERLRNGEIISPHDPNAYQLMESSFAIKKLLVQMNNSTEPEEIRNFLSQIIGSEIDKTVNIFTPLHINYGKHTKIGKNVFINFDCVFLDLGGITIEDNVLIAPKVSLLSEGHPISSEDRHSLIPKAIHIKKNAWVGAGATILPGVTIGENSVIAAGAVVSKDVAPNTVVGGVPAKFIKNI is encoded by the coding sequence ATGAACACTAAAGATATTTTCGAGAGGTTACGCAATGGAGAAATCATTTCACCACACGATCCGAACGCCTATCAACTGATGGAATCTTCTTTTGCAATAAAAAAACTTTTGGTCCAGATGAACAATTCAACAGAACCGGAAGAAATCAGAAACTTTTTAAGCCAAATTATAGGTTCAGAAATCGACAAAACTGTTAACATATTTACCCCTTTGCACATCAATTATGGAAAACATACGAAAATTGGTAAAAATGTATTCATCAATTTCGATTGTGTGTTTTTGGATCTGGGCGGAATCACCATTGAAGACAATGTGTTGATCGCTCCGAAAGTAAGTTTATTATCCGAGGGGCATCCAATCTCAAGCGAAGACCGACATTCGTTAATCCCTAAAGCTATCCACATCAAAAAGAATGCCTGGGTTGGTGCGGGAGCAACCATACTCCCTGGGGTAACCATAGGGGAAAATTCGGTCATTGCAGCTGGAGCAGTGGTCTCAAAAGACGTCGCGCCAAATACAGTTGTAGGTGGGGTTCCGGCAAAATTCATTAAAAACATTTAA
- a CDS encoding transmembrane 220 family protein, with the protein MPLIILNIIFCISFLGFAYVNLNDNDAFLWVSIYLSAAISCGLAAAGKFYPFAYLFLIAFYLVYAIILFFAKDGVRDWITKYRRESLVQSMQATKPYIEQTREFFGLLIIAGALLINYFVSAGITV; encoded by the coding sequence ATGCCTTTAATTATCCTCAACATTATTTTTTGCATCTCATTTTTGGGCTTCGCCTATGTAAATTTAAACGATAATGATGCTTTTCTTTGGGTATCCATCTATTTAAGTGCCGCAATATCATGTGGTTTGGCTGCAGCCGGCAAATTTTATCCTTTTGCATACCTGTTTTTGATTGCTTTTTACCTCGTTTACGCCATTATCCTTTTTTTTGCTAAAGATGGCGTACGCGACTGGATTACCAAATATCGACGTGAAAGCCTGGTACAAAGCATGCAGGCCACTAAACCTTATATCGAGCAAACACGTGAGTTTTTTGGCCTATTGATTATTGCAGGTGCCTTGTTGATCAACTATTTTGTTTCTGCGGGTATTACCGTATAA
- a CDS encoding carboxymuconolactone decarboxylase family protein, whose product MNAQSKDSLDIQQQSLIKISALTAVGKLEPLKIQLNKGLDNGLTINEIKEELVQLYAYCGFPRSLNAINTFKTVVEERKAKDIKDVDGKKIIVENTPSDKYEQGRKVLEELTQTAQLKPAPGFGEFAPRIDAFLKEHLFADIFVSNVLSHQQRELVTIAALASIPGVDGQLQSHINMGKNTGITVAQLEQLANLVETQVSITQANTVRQIIGKPLVPLVKPEMMVRISEIEILPKYLEEYNAILKLEASASVKLEAGVIAIFPMYQKESPAQIRIIEMYADKAAYQSHLKTPHFLHYKTTTLKMVKSLKLVDMESLDRDTMLEIFRKLN is encoded by the coding sequence ATGAATGCACAGAGTAAAGATAGTTTAGATATTCAACAGCAAAGCCTGATAAAGATTTCTGCATTAACGGCTGTAGGAAAACTTGAACCGCTTAAAATCCAATTAAATAAGGGATTGGATAACGGATTAACCATCAATGAAATAAAAGAGGAGTTGGTGCAGCTGTATGCTTATTGCGGTTTTCCAAGAAGTTTAAATGCTATTAATACATTTAAGACTGTTGTTGAGGAAAGAAAAGCTAAAGACATAAAGGATGTTGACGGCAAAAAAATCATCGTCGAAAATACTCCTTCTGATAAATATGAACAAGGGAGAAAAGTGTTGGAAGAGCTGACCCAAACGGCACAATTAAAACCCGCACCGGGCTTTGGAGAGTTTGCGCCCCGGATAGATGCTTTTTTAAAGGAACATTTGTTTGCCGATATCTTTGTGAGTAATGTGCTCAGCCATCAACAAAGGGAACTGGTCACCATTGCTGCTTTGGCCTCGATACCGGGTGTTGATGGTCAATTGCAGTCCCATATCAACATGGGGAAAAATACAGGCATTACAGTGGCCCAACTGGAACAGCTTGCAAATCTGGTTGAAACACAAGTGAGCATTACCCAGGCAAACACGGTTAGACAAATTATTGGAAAACCGTTGGTTCCCCTGGTTAAACCTGAGATGATGGTACGCATTTCTGAGATTGAAATCTTGCCTAAATACCTCGAGGAGTATAATGCTATCCTAAAACTGGAGGCCTCAGCATCGGTAAAACTGGAAGCAGGCGTTATAGCCATTTTCCCAATGTACCAAAAGGAAAGCCCTGCCCAGATCCGCATTATTGAAATGTATGCCGATAAGGCTGCCTATCAGTCGCACCTTAAAACTCCTCATTTCCTGCACTATAAAACGACTACGCTAAAAATGGTCAAATCGTTGAAATTGGTGGATATGGAGAGCTTGGACAGAGATACCATGCTGGAAATATTCAGGAAATTGAATTAG
- a CDS encoding cyclophilin-like fold protein codes for MKFLLTTYIMIFSLSLSALSCGKNNELGTTPKIANNTNGNTTNPAVSKMKITIGTAVFTATLSNNATGNAFKARLPLTLNMTELNSNEKYFDFQTALPSNAANPDTIQTGDILLYGSNTLVLFYKTFLTSYRYTSIARIDNPSGLAIALGSRNVMVKFELV; via the coding sequence ATGAAGTTTCTACTAACAACCTATATCATGATTTTTTCCTTGTCTTTAAGTGCGTTAAGCTGTGGCAAAAATAATGAGCTTGGAACAACACCAAAGATTGCCAATAATACGAACGGGAACACGACTAATCCAGCGGTAAGTAAAATGAAGATTACAATAGGTACTGCTGTGTTTACGGCTACACTAAGTAACAATGCAACAGGAAACGCTTTTAAAGCGAGATTACCACTTACTCTAAATATGACCGAGCTGAACAGTAATGAAAAGTATTTCGATTTTCAAACCGCATTGCCGTCTAATGCAGCCAACCCAGATACAATCCAAACGGGAGACATCTTGCTGTACGGTTCCAATACGTTGGTGCTTTTCTATAAAACATTTTTAACGTCATATCGTTACACGAGTATCGCACGGATCGATAATCCTTCCGGTCTTGCTATTGCGCTTGGCTCTCGAAATGTAATGGTGAAGTTTGAACTTGTATAG
- a CDS encoding helix-turn-helix domain-containing protein, which translates to MAANQKVMLCKAVSANQFPEDFNIRFHTHIYCQSGSVNFVFNGQQYQSKKGEFIFWLAGINVSDLSFSKSFKATILFVDRELLTASLPSATASIDSIIHSKEYPILHPDKKDKEKILKNFKLLYDMSLETNHRFYEEALKLQMQLFLLEMWHIFEDELDRKKRSLQSGTLYERFIQLVQEHCMTKREVRFYSDKLNITAKYLNYICKVNTGITASEWIQRNARERIIILLQNKNLNISEIADELDFSSRSFFTRYVKKLLGITPKEYRERIG; encoded by the coding sequence ATGGCAGCAAATCAAAAAGTTATGCTCTGCAAAGCGGTATCAGCAAATCAATTTCCAGAAGATTTTAATATCCGGTTTCATACACATATCTATTGTCAAAGTGGGAGCGTAAATTTTGTATTTAATGGCCAGCAATATCAAAGTAAAAAAGGCGAGTTTATCTTTTGGCTGGCGGGCATTAATGTTTCAGACCTTTCTTTTTCAAAAAGTTTTAAGGCCACAATTTTGTTTGTCGACCGCGAATTACTTACCGCAAGTTTGCCGAGTGCCACGGCGAGTATAGACAGCATCATACACTCCAAAGAATATCCGATTTTGCATCCGGATAAAAAAGACAAAGAGAAAATCCTGAAAAATTTTAAGTTGCTTTACGATATGTCACTGGAAACCAACCATCGGTTTTATGAGGAAGCACTTAAACTTCAGATGCAGCTTTTTCTTTTAGAAATGTGGCACATTTTTGAAGACGAGCTCGACAGAAAAAAACGAAGTTTACAAAGCGGAACCTTATATGAACGGTTTATACAATTGGTACAGGAGCATTGCATGACAAAGCGCGAAGTACGGTTTTACAGCGATAAACTGAATATCACAGCTAAATACCTCAATTACATTTGCAAGGTTAATACCGGAATAACCGCATCCGAATGGATACAACGTAACGCAAGAGAGCGGATCATTATACTCTTGCAAAATAAGAATCTTAATATTTCCGAAATAGCTGATGAATTGGATTTTTCAAGCCGTTCGTTCTTTACCCGCTATGTAAAAAAACTTTTAGGCATTACTCCGAAGGAATATCGGGAGCGAATTGGATAA
- a CDS encoding LysR family transcriptional regulator, with product MDLQRIKYFLALSEELHYWKTAEKVNITQSALSRQIQSLESELGLQLFERNKRNVKLTPAGQFLKEKWEVELSELEYIHQFAKQLHLGERGTITIAHPDSISASIMPDILAKITAAFPKLQIKLVQVLYENQLEFLKNYKIDLAITRDINSEPGIMSKKIYSDHLALVVPLEHPFKQFEDLSAESLKQQKFILPTNDEGSSYSDIIQALFKSYDFIPDVFLHSEFGSTIIALVRKGLGIAILPDSYMHHQSPGLRFIPLPFKTDLLINWRADDHNPVLANILKLVFEY from the coding sequence ATGGACCTTCAACGAATTAAATATTTTTTAGCCCTGTCGGAAGAGCTTCATTATTGGAAAACTGCTGAGAAGGTAAACATCACACAATCAGCACTTAGCCGCCAGATTCAATCGCTCGAAAGCGAGTTAGGGCTACAGCTTTTTGAGCGTAATAAACGGAATGTAAAACTCACCCCGGCGGGTCAGTTTTTAAAAGAAAAATGGGAAGTAGAGTTGAGTGAGCTCGAATATATCCATCAGTTTGCAAAACAGCTCCATTTGGGCGAGCGCGGAACCATTACCATTGCACATCCCGATTCTATATCGGCATCTATTATGCCCGATATTTTAGCAAAGATTACAGCAGCATTTCCAAAGCTTCAAATTAAACTGGTGCAGGTTTTATATGAAAATCAGCTGGAGTTTTTAAAGAATTACAAGATTGACCTGGCCATTACCCGTGATATCAACAGTGAACCCGGGATCATGTCGAAAAAAATATATTCCGATCATTTAGCTTTAGTGGTTCCGTTGGAGCATCCTTTTAAACAGTTCGAAGATTTATCTGCCGAAAGCCTTAAGCAGCAGAAATTTATACTGCCCACTAATGATGAAGGAAGCAGTTATAGTGATATTATCCAGGCACTTTTCAAATCTTATGATTTTATTCCGGATGTATTTTTGCACTCCGAATTTGGCTCTACCATCATCGCACTAGTAAGGAAAGGTTTGGGAATTGCCATTTTACCCGATTCTTACATGCACCACCAAAGCCCTGGTTTGCGGTTTATACCTTTGCCTTTTAAAACTGATTTGCTGATTAACTGGCGGGCGGATGACCACAACCCGGTGCTTGCAAATATTTTAAAGCTTGTTTTTGAGTATTAA
- a CDS encoding GNAT family N-acetyltransferase: MNQIKIEKAIITDVKKLQEIGKTTFFEAFAEVNTEENMNEYLENSFSEAKLKAELSDNNSQIYFAVFDNKVIGYLKINLGAAQTEKLDLNALEIERIYLLKAFYGQQVGQLLYQKAIDVAHQKQASYVWLGVWEENHRALKFYEKNGFKAFDKHSFWLGDDKQTDLMMKKQLVNDNELKVS, encoded by the coding sequence ATGAACCAGATTAAAATTGAGAAGGCAATAATTACAGATGTCAAAAAATTACAGGAAATTGGAAAAACCACATTTTTTGAAGCTTTTGCTGAGGTAAATACAGAGGAAAACATGAACGAATACCTCGAAAACAGTTTTTCGGAAGCGAAACTGAAAGCGGAGCTGAGCGATAATAATTCTCAGATTTATTTTGCTGTATTCGATAATAAAGTGATCGGTTACCTGAAAATTAATCTTGGGGCGGCACAAACAGAAAAATTAGATCTTAATGCACTCGAAATTGAACGCATTTACCTCCTAAAAGCATTTTACGGACAACAAGTTGGTCAGCTGCTTTATCAAAAAGCCATCGATGTTGCCCATCAAAAACAGGCCAGTTATGTATGGCTTGGCGTTTGGGAAGAAAACCACAGGGCTTTAAAATTCTATGAAAAGAATGGTTTTAAAGCCTTCGATAAACATTCTTTCTGGCTTGGTGATGACAAGCAAACAGATTTGATGATGAAAAAACAATTAGTAAACGATAATGAGTTAAAAGTATCCTAA
- a CDS encoding winged helix-turn-helix domain-containing protein, which yields MEAIVLNRSQARKIIIHAAGLSKKAPFGTGIDAVYKVIDHLGYVQLDTNYVVERAHHHAMFARVPDYQTEWLAALGEQGDIFEYFTSDAGFLPMHDFRFSLPVKKAFEIKGTSLTKRESDLMNQILDDVERDGSVMVGDFENDRVEASSGWWDWRPAKVALERLYLEGKLMISRNSAFQKVYHLPLDLVPQDTDQTMPTDVEYARYIINRTLGALGISSVKEMAWRSRRVQGNLVKKELDKMVQAGEVIPVIVDGVKGPLYILSSTDINIGIEEELFILSPFDTLNVFRARLKDFFDFDYQIECFVPAPKRKFGYFSLPILAGEKFIARMDAKADRKQKTLIIHNLHFEPVEIDEKTIDKFVFNLKEFILFNKCRDVVFKKSNNGDLLALISKEF from the coding sequence ATGGAAGCTATTGTACTGAACAGATCGCAGGCAAGAAAAATCATTATACACGCAGCGGGACTCTCAAAAAAAGCGCCGTTCGGAACAGGAATTGACGCAGTTTACAAGGTGATTGACCATCTGGGATATGTACAGTTAGATACCAATTATGTGGTAGAACGTGCCCATCATCATGCCATGTTTGCCCGTGTGCCTGATTATCAAACAGAATGGCTTGCAGCACTTGGCGAACAGGGTGATATTTTCGAATATTTCACCTCTGACGCCGGATTTCTGCCCATGCACGATTTTCGCTTTTCGCTACCGGTTAAAAAGGCATTTGAAATAAAGGGCACTTCCCTCACAAAAAGGGAATCGGATTTAATGAATCAGATTTTAGATGACGTGGAACGCGATGGATCGGTAATGGTTGGCGATTTTGAGAACGACCGTGTAGAGGCCAGTTCGGGTTGGTGGGACTGGCGACCAGCAAAGGTTGCACTGGAAAGACTTTACCTGGAGGGAAAATTGATGATCAGCCGCAATAGTGCCTTTCAGAAAGTTTATCATCTGCCTTTAGATCTCGTGCCTCAGGATACTGATCAGACAATGCCTACAGATGTAGAATATGCACGTTATATCATCAACCGTACACTTGGTGCACTGGGTATATCTTCGGTAAAGGAAATGGCATGGCGTTCGCGCCGCGTACAAGGAAATCTGGTTAAAAAAGAACTGGATAAAATGGTTCAGGCCGGCGAAGTTATCCCTGTAATCGTGGATGGCGTGAAAGGTCCACTATACATACTTTCCAGCACCGATATTAATATTGGCATTGAAGAGGAGCTTTTCATTCTCTCTCCTTTCGATACGCTGAATGTATTCCGTGCCCGTTTAAAGGATTTTTTCGACTTTGATTACCAGATAGAGTGTTTCGTTCCGGCTCCAAAGCGAAAATTCGGCTATTTCTCACTCCCAATCCTGGCAGGAGAAAAATTTATTGCCAGAATGGATGCCAAAGCAGACCGTAAACAAAAAACCCTTATCATTCACAACCTTCACTTCGAACCTGTTGAAATTGATGAAAAAACCATTGATAAGTTTGTATTTAACCTGAAGGAGTTTATTCTGTTTAATAAATGTAGGGATGTGGTCTTTAAAAAATCTAACAATGGTGATTTGCTGGCATTGATTAGTAAAGAATTTTAG